A single window of Rhizobium indicum DNA harbors:
- a CDS encoding ATP-dependent Clp protease proteolytic subunit — protein MNDEDQDDKTKELPLGKETEANLFKSRSIFIYGPINQELAQKVCSQLVALAAASDEDIRIYVNSPGGHVESGDSIHDMIKFIKPKVWMIGTGWVASAGALIYVATPKERRLCLPNTRFLLHQPSGGTRGMASDIEIQAREIIKMNERLNRIMAAATGQPLDKIDKDTDRDYWLSAEEAKEYGLVSRIVTSQADI, from the coding sequence ATGAACGACGAAGACCAGGACGACAAGACGAAGGAACTGCCGCTCGGCAAGGAAACGGAGGCGAATCTTTTCAAGTCGCGTTCGATCTTCATCTACGGACCGATCAATCAGGAATTGGCGCAGAAGGTCTGCTCGCAGCTCGTGGCGCTTGCCGCGGCCAGCGACGAGGACATCCGTATCTATGTCAATTCGCCCGGCGGCCACGTCGAATCCGGCGATTCCATTCATGACATGATCAAGTTCATCAAGCCGAAGGTCTGGATGATCGGCACCGGTTGGGTCGCCTCCGCCGGCGCGCTGATCTATGTCGCCACTCCGAAGGAGCGGCGCCTGTGCCTGCCGAACACGCGCTTCCTGCTGCATCAACCCTCCGGCGGCACGCGCGGAATGGCATCGGACATCGAAATCCAGGCGCGCGAGATCATCAAAATGAACGAGCGCCTGAACAGGATCATGGCAGCAGCCACCGGCCAGCCGCTCGACAAGATCGACAAGGATACGGATCGCGACTACTGGCTTTCGGCCGAAGAGGCGAAGGAGTATGGCCTCGTTTCACGGATCGTCACGTCGCAGGCCGATATCTAA
- a CDS encoding benzoate/H(+) symporter BenE family transporter: protein MLKDFSVQALFMGLLTAFVGSASSFAVVLHGLQAVGATEVQAASGLMALSISMGVCAIVLSAVTRLPVSIAWSTPGAALLASTGAIEGGFNAAVGAFLICAALIIVAGLFKPLGRAVAAIPAPLANAMLAGVLIGLCFAPVKAIGFNPLFGLPIVVAWIVVGAFKRLWAVPAALAAFVLVLAFGVDIPDGALSSLEQSLVPTVEIVRPVFNLAGLISIALPLFIVTMASQNIPGIAVLKVNHYDPKPGPLFAVTGFFSLLSAPFGGHAVNLAAITAAMCAGQDAHADPKRRYWASLIAGVGYIILGLLAGAVTAFVALAPPILIEAVAGLALVGAFSSSAMSAFQAPDSREAAAITFLVTASGVSFGGISGAFWGLIAGGLMLALSRLVKIWKDRAQSR, encoded by the coding sequence ATGCTCAAAGATTTTTCCGTCCAGGCCCTGTTCATGGGGCTGCTGACCGCCTTCGTCGGTTCCGCCAGCTCCTTCGCCGTCGTGCTGCACGGGTTGCAGGCGGTCGGCGCCACGGAGGTGCAGGCGGCTTCCGGGCTGATGGCATTGTCGATTTCCATGGGCGTCTGCGCGATCGTGCTCAGTGCCGTGACCCGATTGCCGGTCAGCATCGCCTGGTCGACACCGGGCGCCGCACTGCTGGCAAGCACCGGGGCGATCGAGGGCGGCTTCAATGCGGCGGTCGGGGCATTCCTGATCTGTGCTGCGCTGATTATCGTTGCTGGGCTGTTCAAGCCGCTCGGGCGAGCGGTTGCCGCCATTCCGGCACCACTCGCCAATGCGATGCTCGCCGGCGTGCTGATCGGCCTCTGCTTCGCGCCGGTGAAGGCGATCGGCTTCAATCCGCTGTTCGGCCTGCCGATCGTCGTCGCTTGGATCGTCGTCGGCGCCTTCAAGCGGCTTTGGGCGGTGCCGGCAGCACTCGCGGCCTTCGTGCTGGTGCTCGCCTTCGGCGTCGATATCCCAGACGGTGCGCTCAGCTCGCTGGAACAATCACTGGTGCCGACGGTGGAAATCGTCCGGCCGGTGTTCAATCTTGCCGGCCTCATCTCGATCGCGTTGCCGCTCTTCATCGTCACCATGGCCTCGCAGAACATTCCCGGCATCGCGGTGCTGAAGGTCAATCACTACGACCCGAAGCCCGGTCCGCTCTTTGCCGTCACCGGCTTCTTCTCGCTGCTCTCGGCGCCGTTCGGCGGCCACGCGGTCAATCTGGCTGCGATCACTGCGGCGATGTGCGCGGGGCAAGATGCCCATGCCGATCCGAAGCGGCGCTACTGGGCATCGCTGATTGCCGGCGTCGGTTATATCATCCTCGGCTTGCTTGCCGGCGCGGTGACGGCCTTCGTCGCATTGGCGCCTCCCATCCTGATCGAGGCGGTGGCGGGACTGGCGCTGGTCGGCGCCTTCTCGTCCTCGGCAATGTCGGCCTTCCAGGCTCCGGACTCACGGGAGGCGGCGGCAATCACCTTCCTCGTCACCGCCTCCGGCGTTTCCTTCGGCGGTATTTCCGGTGCCTTCTGGGGCCTG